A genomic window from Ruminiclostridium cellulolyticum H10 includes:
- the rpoD gene encoding RNA polymerase sigma factor RpoD: MKHSQESRKALLKELIDRGKQKGMLTYKEIMDAFEEIELEPEHIEKIYETLETMGVDVIGDIDSEMEEIQLTDEELDISVPEGVSIDDPVRMYLKEIGKVPLLTADEEIDLAHRMENGDIEAKRRLAEANLRLVVSIAKRYVGRGMQFLDLIQEGNLGLIKAVEKFDYRRGFKFSTYATWWIRQAITRAIADQARTIRIPVHMVETINKLIRVSRQLLQELGREPQPDEIAKEIGMSVDKVREIMKISQEPVSLETPIGEEEDSHLGDFIPDDDAPAPAEAAAFTLLKEQLIDVLDTLTPREEKVLRLRFGLDDGRARTLEEVGKEFNVTRERIRQIEAKALRKLRHPSRSKKLKDYLD, from the coding sequence GTGAAACATAGTCAAGAAAGTAGAAAAGCATTACTGAAAGAATTGATAGACAGAGGCAAACAAAAAGGAATGCTAACCTACAAAGAGATTATGGATGCCTTTGAGGAAATCGAGCTTGAGCCGGAGCACATTGAAAAAATATATGAAACACTTGAAACCATGGGCGTTGATGTTATCGGAGACATAGACTCCGAAATGGAAGAGATTCAGCTTACGGACGAGGAACTTGATATTAGTGTTCCAGAAGGTGTAAGTATAGATGATCCAGTACGTATGTACCTTAAAGAAATCGGTAAGGTCCCCCTTTTAACAGCAGATGAGGAAATTGACCTTGCCCATAGAATGGAAAACGGTGATATAGAAGCAAAAAGGAGATTAGCCGAGGCGAACTTAAGGCTGGTTGTTAGTATAGCAAAAAGGTATGTTGGTAGGGGAATGCAGTTCCTTGACTTGATTCAGGAAGGGAATCTCGGATTAATTAAAGCAGTTGAAAAATTTGATTATAGAAGAGGTTTCAAATTCAGTACCTACGCAACTTGGTGGATAAGACAAGCTATCACAAGGGCAATTGCCGATCAGGCCAGAACTATACGTATCCCTGTTCATATGGTGGAAACTATCAATAAATTAATCAGGGTATCAAGGCAATTGTTGCAGGAATTAGGAAGAGAACCACAACCTGATGAAATTGCAAAAGAGATTGGTATGTCTGTAGATAAAGTTCGTGAAATAATGAAGATTTCACAAGAGCCCGTATCACTTGAAACTCCTATTGGAGAAGAGGAAGACAGCCATCTAGGTGACTTTATTCCGGACGATGATGCTCCCGCTCCGGCTGAAGCGGCTGCATTTACGTTACTTAAAGAACAGCTTATTGATGTACTTGATACTTTAACTCCACGTGAAGAGAAGGTTTTGAGGCTAAGATTCGGTTTAGATGACGGAAGAGCCAGAACTCTTGAGGAAGTGGGCAAGGAGTTTAACGTAACCAGAGAACGAATACGCCAAATAGAAGCAAAGGCGTTAAGAAAACTGAGGCATCCAAGTAGAAGTAAAAAGTTAAAGGATTATTTAGACTGA
- a CDS encoding Nif3-like dinuclear metal center hexameric protein — translation MNVGDIINFLNEIAPWRYAEEWDSVGLMVGSRESYVTKILLCMDVTSDVISEAAQCGAQMILSHHPFIFSKLKSIDMETFKGEQIANLIKNNISVVSAHTNLDTAPGGVNDTLAESLHLTNSRNLKPYMPKGLECDLGMGKVGELQNSKSFDEFVIDVKKSLCIENLRIIGVKPKKVKKVAVFCGSFDDDLESLKSLKVDVLVTGDIKYHIALDAAQMGLCIVDAGHFATERIILPKLRDTLNKRFKELDIICSKMETDPFTFA, via the coding sequence ATGAATGTAGGAGATATAATTAATTTTTTAAATGAGATAGCACCTTGGCGGTATGCTGAGGAGTGGGATAGTGTCGGGCTGATGGTGGGCAGCAGGGAAAGTTATGTCACAAAAATACTCCTTTGTATGGATGTAACGTCTGATGTGATTTCTGAAGCTGCACAGTGTGGTGCTCAGATGATTCTTTCACATCATCCCTTTATTTTTTCAAAGCTGAAATCTATAGATATGGAAACCTTTAAAGGAGAACAGATTGCTAATCTGATAAAAAACAATATCTCAGTTGTTAGTGCACATACAAACCTTGATACAGCCCCGGGAGGGGTTAATGATACTTTGGCTGAGTCCTTGCATCTGACAAATAGCCGGAACTTGAAGCCCTATATGCCAAAAGGCTTGGAATGTGATTTGGGAATGGGAAAGGTAGGAGAATTACAAAATTCTAAAAGCTTTGATGAATTTGTAATTGATGTTAAAAAGAGCTTATGCATAGAAAATCTTAGGATAATTGGTGTCAAACCCAAAAAGGTAAAAAAGGTTGCAGTGTTCTGTGGCAGCTTTGATGACGATCTGGAGAGCTTAAAAAGCCTTAAGGTTGATGTTTTAGTAACGGGTGATATCAAATACCATATTGCATTGGATGCCGCTCAAATGGGCCTTTGTATTGTTGACGCCGGACATTTTGCAACAGAAAGAATAATTCTCCCTAAATTGAGGGATACATTAAATAAAAGATTTAAGGAACTTGATATAATTTGTAGTAAAATGGAAACTGATCCATTTACTTTCGCTTGA
- a CDS encoding tRNA (adenine(22)-N(1))-methyltransferase produces MILNLKGRLRLIADKVPKCNTVADIGTDHAYIPIYLVQNGVCRKAIASDIKIGPVKIANSNISLYKLAEKIETRIGDGLNTIEVGEADSIIIAGMGGTLLTELLEANKIKVVRATALVLQPMNDLDIVRKWLYDNAFDIYDEELVAEGPKFYCVLSAKFSGSKKEYSDFDLHVGQGLINKKDVLLNQYCQMKVRQIDRVLEQLEGMEENVVLKNHYSRLKKEYISLMEKIL; encoded by the coding sequence TTGATTTTAAATTTAAAGGGAAGGCTCAGATTAATTGCAGATAAAGTCCCTAAATGTAACACAGTAGCGGATATAGGGACAGATCATGCCTATATTCCTATTTATCTTGTTCAGAACGGGGTTTGCCGGAAGGCGATTGCATCGGATATTAAAATAGGACCTGTAAAAATTGCAAATAGTAATATTTCTTTATATAAATTGGCAGAAAAGATTGAAACAAGAATTGGTGATGGCTTGAATACTATTGAAGTAGGCGAGGCAGATTCTATTATAATTGCCGGAATGGGAGGAACACTCCTGACCGAACTTTTAGAAGCTAATAAAATAAAAGTTGTCAGGGCAACCGCTCTGGTGCTACAACCTATGAATGACCTAGACATTGTAAGAAAATGGTTATATGATAATGCTTTTGATATTTATGATGAGGAGTTAGTTGCAGAAGGTCCAAAATTCTACTGTGTTTTGTCTGCCAAATTTAGTGGAAGTAAAAAAGAATATTCTGATTTTGATCTTCATGTGGGGCAAGGCCTTATAAACAAAAAAGATGTATTGCTTAATCAGTACTGTCAAATGAAGGTAAGACAGATAGATAGGGTTCTTGAACAGTTGGAGGGTATGGAAGAAAATGTTGTACTCAAAAACCATTACAGTAGACTAAAAAAAGAGTATATAAGCCTTATGGAAAAAATATTATAA
- the zapA gene encoding cell division protein ZapA: MTNRNKTEVYIYGSKYTISGTESEEYILKLALHVDKKMRKFAEANNALSSGMISVLAAINIADDYFKTLDKLQNITKNQHIETELMEKEYKQKVEELTLQIQKFKSDAVTMEEATTSQTYELEVIKNEFENKEKKLKQQIELLKIESGYKDEAIANQLEELENEHNQNKDELVDQIKRLKDENTSKEKAMTELYQKMEQLKSEYKQMEELYQEEYTQLKDEYKKLEELMLK, encoded by the coding sequence ATGACAAATAGGAATAAAACAGAAGTTTACATATACGGAAGCAAATATACGATATCAGGGACAGAATCCGAAGAATATATACTCAAACTTGCTCTACACGTTGATAAAAAAATGAGGAAGTTTGCTGAAGCCAATAATGCACTAAGTTCGGGTATGATTTCAGTATTGGCTGCAATAAACATTGCAGATGACTATTTTAAAACTTTAGATAAATTACAAAATATTACGAAGAATCAGCATATTGAAACGGAATTAATGGAAAAAGAATACAAACAAAAAGTAGAAGAACTTACCTTGCAAATACAAAAGTTTAAGTCTGATGCAGTTACCATGGAAGAAGCTACGACTTCTCAGACCTATGAATTGGAAGTTATAAAAAACGAGTTTGAAAATAAGGAAAAAAAACTTAAGCAACAAATAGAACTATTAAAGATAGAATCTGGCTACAAAGATGAAGCTATTGCAAATCAATTAGAAGAACTGGAAAATGAGCATAATCAAAATAAAGACGAGCTTGTAGATCAGATAAAAAGATTAAAGGATGAGAATACATCAAAAGAAAAGGCAATGACGGAATTATACCAAAAAATGGAGCAGCTAAAGTCTGAATACAAGCAAATGGAAGAATTATATCAAGAAGAGTATACTCAATTAAAAGACGAGTATAAAAAGCTGGAAGAATTAATGTTGAAATAG
- a CDS encoding amidohydrolase family protein, with protein sequence MNNNFEIIDCHVHTFANDDISAKIMTSFNKLYDIEFKNPGNGTIPNVLKNMNEVGIDRTVMVNFAPPKILDSNNLWTIDTANSSEGRLVPLVNFHPDMEGCLSEHFEKYVELGAKGIKLHPMAQGIDINDSRMDELYRKCSDNKFTILIHCGRVSNARLNEFSDFQSLLPVIEKYPDIPIILAHMADGDKECVLKVSKQYENVYFDTSIVITGYPEIARVNEPSWLDDSEVVDIINEVGADKILFGSDFPWGSSVHDVKRFMKLKLNDQQKKTILSENSKRLFKL encoded by the coding sequence ATGAATAATAATTTTGAAATAATTGATTGCCATGTTCATACATTTGCCAATGATGATATATCAGCTAAAATTATGACTTCCTTTAACAAATTGTATGATATAGAGTTTAAAAATCCCGGCAACGGAACAATACCAAATGTTTTAAAAAATATGAACGAGGTTGGTATAGACCGTACAGTAATGGTCAATTTTGCACCTCCCAAGATATTAGACAGTAACAACTTGTGGACAATAGATACTGCAAATTCCTCAGAAGGGAGACTTGTACCACTTGTAAATTTTCATCCAGATATGGAGGGGTGCCTTTCTGAACATTTTGAGAAATACGTGGAGCTTGGAGCAAAAGGAATAAAGCTTCATCCAATGGCACAGGGCATTGATATTAACGATTCACGAATGGACGAACTTTATAGAAAGTGCAGCGATAATAAATTTACTATTCTTATACATTGCGGCAGGGTTTCAAATGCAAGGCTAAATGAATTTTCAGATTTTCAGTCCTTACTTCCCGTAATAGAAAAATATCCTGATATTCCAATAATTCTGGCCCACATGGCGGATGGAGACAAGGAATGTGTTCTAAAAGTTTCAAAACAATATGAAAATGTATACTTTGACACATCCATAGTTATAACAGGCTATCCTGAAATAGCTCGTGTCAATGAACCAAGCTGGTTGGATGACAGTGAAGTGGTTGATATTATAAATGAAGTGGGTGCGGACAAGATTCTTTTCGGCTCTGATTTCCCATGGGGAAGTTCAGTGCATGATGTTAAGAGGTTTATGAAGTTGAAACTAAATGACCAGCAGAAAAAAACTATTCTCAGTGAAAATTCTAAGCGTCTTTTTAAACTGTAG
- a CDS encoding ferredoxin: MKASVDQEGCISCELCTSICPAVFSMNDDNKAEAIEEDIPEENLQEAEDARDACPVSVIDLEE; this comes from the coding sequence ATGAAAGCATCTGTAGATCAGGAAGGCTGTATAAGCTGTGAATTATGTACTTCTATATGTCCCGCAGTATTTAGTATGAATGATGATAATAAAGCCGAAGCTATTGAAGAAGATATACCGGAGGAAAATCTCCAGGAAGCAGAGGATGCCAGAGATGCCTGTCCGGTAAGTGTTATCGATCTGGAGGAATAG